One Candidatus Zixiibacteriota bacterium genomic window carries:
- the secG gene encoding preprotein translocase subunit SecG encodes MFVAWVIFHVLVCLALILVVLMQSSKGEGLAGSAFGGGLSSAVFGGRGAATFLSKATTVLAILFMFNCGALAFMSGQTRSSTTGAPAATGESAVTRQAQEEMQRQMQQQQQAQPTTPGQEGTQQVTPGEASPFNTGDTGK; translated from the coding sequence TTGTTTGTTGCATGGGTGATCTTTCATGTGCTGGTCTGTCTGGCGCTCATTCTGGTCGTGCTAATGCAATCCAGTAAAGGCGAGGGGCTGGCCGGTTCTGCTTTTGGCGGCGGGCTGTCGAGCGCCGTATTCGGCGGTCGTGGCGCCGCGACTTTCTTGTCCAAAGCCACTACGGTGCTGGCAATTTTGTTCATGTTCAACTGCGGGGCGCTGGCGTTCATGTCCGGCCAGACCCGATCTAGTACTACTGGTGCCCCGGCGGCAACCGGTGAGTCCGCAGTGACTCGTCAGGCGCAAGAGGAGATGCAGCGTCAGATGCAGCAGCAACAGCAGGCTCAACCGACCACGCCCGGTCAGGAAGGGACTCAGCAGGTCACCCCGGGCGAGGCGTCGCCGTTCAATACCGGCGACACCGGCAAGTAG
- the tpiA gene encoding triose-phosphate isomerase, producing MRRKVIAGNWKMNGTVAETEVLIKALLSRPSARDSVTVVVCPPFTSLGTAANLLRNSRIALGAQDMSQHQKGAYTGDISAAMLLTLGATYVILGHSERRRYHGETDQLINAKAKAALAAGLTPIICVGETLTQREAGQTENVVGTQVRGVLAGFGPDDLKKIVIAYEPVWAIGTGRTATPDMAEAIHRFVRDMVSGIDQRSASEFPILYGGSVKADNAKGLLSQPNIDGALVGGASLVAEEFGAIINAC from the coding sequence ATGCGCCGGAAAGTGATCGCCGGTAACTGGAAAATGAACGGCACAGTTGCCGAGACGGAAGTACTGATAAAGGCCCTCTTGTCAAGGCCATCGGCGCGTGACAGTGTCACCGTGGTGGTCTGCCCGCCGTTCACGTCACTCGGTACAGCGGCCAATCTATTACGCAACAGCCGGATAGCGCTCGGCGCCCAGGACATGTCGCAGCATCAGAAAGGAGCGTACACAGGGGATATTTCAGCCGCCATGCTCTTGACGCTCGGGGCGACGTACGTTATTTTGGGCCACTCGGAACGCCGGCGGTATCACGGTGAAACCGACCAACTGATTAACGCCAAGGCGAAAGCCGCTTTGGCAGCCGGTCTTACACCCATCATCTGTGTCGGTGAGACGCTGACCCAGAGGGAGGCCGGTCAAACCGAAAACGTGGTCGGAACTCAGGTACGCGGTGTCCTGGCTGGATTCGGGCCGGACGATTTGAAAAAGATCGTCATCGCCTACGAACCGGTCTGGGCAATCGGGACGGGTAGGACGGCAACGCCCGACATGGCGGAAGCCATACACAGGTTCGTCCGAGATATGGTATCCGGGATCGACCAGCGGTCGGCCTCGGAATTTCCGATCCTGTACGGTGGTTCGGTGAAGGCGGACAACGCCAAGGGGCTGTTGTCGCAGCCGAATATCGATGGTGCTCTCGTAGGAGGAGCGTCCCTGGTGGCCGAGGAGTTTGGTGCGATTATTAACGCGTGTTAA
- a CDS encoding phosphoglycerate kinase produces the protein MNKVTVADVNFRGQKVLVRVDFNVPLDDKQCITDDRRIREALPTLKKILGDGGRVIACSHLGRPKGTTPEFSLRPVAKRLSELLGSQVSFAEDCIGPQATNGANKLKNGECLLLENLRFHKEEEKNDPEFARKLAELADIYVNDAFGSAHRAHASTEGVTQFFKQSVAGFLMEKELRYLGNALNNPKRPFAAILGGAKISGKIDVIQQLMPKVDLLVIGGGMVFTFAKAMGYSIGDSLLEDDKVELAREIIAKAQGSRMKLLFPSDAVIASEISDSAQTKVVPIEKIPDGMKGLDIGPASIKTFSDALADAKTIVWNGPMGVFEHKPFARGTLAVAKLLADLTMRGAVTVVGGGDSAAAVSQAGLDDRLTHISTGGGASLEFLEGKLLPGVAALTDAVKVEAV, from the coding sequence ATGAATAAAGTAACCGTGGCCGATGTCAATTTCCGCGGCCAGAAAGTGCTCGTACGTGTCGATTTCAACGTACCGCTCGACGACAAACAATGCATCACCGACGACCGTCGGATTCGGGAGGCGCTGCCGACACTCAAGAAGATTCTGGGGGACGGCGGCCGCGTGATTGCCTGCTCACATCTCGGCCGACCAAAAGGCACCACGCCTGAATTCTCACTGCGACCGGTGGCGAAACGGCTGTCGGAACTCCTCGGATCGCAGGTATCGTTTGCAGAGGACTGCATTGGCCCGCAAGCAACTAATGGTGCTAACAAACTCAAGAACGGCGAGTGCCTGCTTCTGGAGAATCTCCGCTTCCACAAGGAAGAGGAAAAGAACGACCCGGAGTTCGCCCGCAAACTGGCCGAGCTTGCGGATATTTATGTCAACGATGCATTCGGCTCAGCGCATCGGGCACACGCGTCGACCGAAGGGGTGACGCAGTTCTTCAAGCAGTCGGTCGCCGGGTTCCTGATGGAAAAGGAGCTGCGGTATCTCGGCAACGCCTTGAACAATCCCAAGCGGCCGTTTGCCGCTATTCTCGGAGGGGCCAAGATTTCCGGCAAGATCGATGTCATCCAGCAGCTAATGCCGAAAGTTGATCTGCTGGTAATAGGCGGCGGCATGGTGTTCACGTTCGCCAAGGCGATGGGATACTCCATCGGTGACTCACTGCTCGAAGACGACAAGGTGGAACTGGCGCGAGAGATCATAGCCAAAGCCCAAGGTTCAAGAATGAAACTGCTGTTTCCGTCAGATGCCGTGATTGCCTCCGAGATTTCCGATTCAGCACAGACCAAAGTTGTACCGATCGAGAAGATCCCGGACGGCATGAAAGGGCTGGATATCGGACCGGCATCGATCAAAACATTCTCGGATGCGTTGGCTGATGCAAAGACTATCGTCTGGAATGGCCCGATGGGGGTGTTCGAGCACAAGCCATTTGCGCGGGGAACACTGGCAGTTGCTAAGTTGCTGGCCGACCTGACCATGCGGGGCGCGGTAACGGTGGTGGGCGGCGGGGATTCGGCAGCGGCGGTCAGTCAGGCCGGGTTGGACGACCGACTGACTCATATCTCTACCGGCGGCGGGGCATCGCTGGAGTTTCTTGAAGGGAAACTCCTGCCCGGAGTGGCGGCGTTAACTGATGCCGTCAAGGTTGAAGCGGTCTGA
- the gap gene encoding type I glyceraldehyde-3-phosphate dehydrogenase, which translates to MKVGINGFGRIGRLVLKAARGTDMEVVGLNDITDAKTLAHLLKYDSIHGRYPAEVAVDGDKIVVEGKKIPVMAEKDPAKLPWKQLGADVVLECTGKFTTKEDASKHLTAGARKVLISAPAKGHDGTFVLGVNSHQYDKTKHHVISIGSCTTNCLAPMAKVLLDNFGIVKGFMTTIHSFTADQRLMDAPHKDLRRARSASLSMVPTTTGAAKAIAEVIPVMKGKLDGIAIRVPTPDASLVDLAVILEKEATVEQINAAFKKAASSEPLSRTLEYCDEPIVSTDIIGNPHGSVFDSALTAVHGNLVKVFGWYDNEWAFSCRMVDMMRMM; encoded by the coding sequence ATGAAAGTTGGTATCAACGGATTCGGACGAATCGGCCGGCTGGTGCTGAAAGCGGCCCGTGGGACCGACATGGAAGTAGTCGGTCTTAACGACATCACCGATGCCAAAACACTGGCGCACCTTCTCAAATACGATTCCATCCACGGACGGTATCCGGCTGAAGTGGCGGTCGACGGTGATAAGATCGTGGTGGAAGGCAAGAAGATTCCGGTGATGGCTGAAAAAGACCCGGCCAAGCTCCCCTGGAAGCAGCTTGGCGCCGATGTCGTGCTAGAATGCACTGGGAAATTCACCACCAAAGAGGATGCTTCCAAACATCTCACCGCCGGTGCCCGCAAGGTGCTTATTTCAGCGCCCGCCAAAGGGCACGACGGCACGTTCGTACTGGGGGTCAATTCCCACCAGTACGACAAGACCAAGCATCATGTCATTTCGATAGGTTCGTGCACCACCAACTGTCTCGCGCCGATGGCTAAGGTACTTCTCGACAATTTCGGTATCGTCAAGGGGTTCATGACCACTATTCACTCGTTCACGGCCGACCAGCGACTGATGGACGCACCACATAAGGACCTTCGGCGGGCACGGTCGGCCTCGCTCTCGATGGTACCGACCACAACCGGTGCGGCGAAGGCGATCGCCGAGGTTATCCCCGTCATGAAGGGAAAACTCGACGGGATAGCGATCCGCGTGCCTACTCCGGATGCGTCGCTCGTGGATCTGGCAGTGATCCTGGAGAAAGAGGCAACGGTCGAGCAGATCAACGCCGCATTCAAGAAGGCTGCCTCTTCAGAGCCGCTTTCCCGCACGCTGGAGTATTGTGATGAGCCGATCGTGTCCACCGATATTATAGGCAATCCCCACGGCTCGGTGTTCGATTCGGCACTTACGGCCGTGCATGGCAACCTGGTGAAAGTATTCGGCTGGTACGACAATGAATGGGCGTTTTCCTGTCGCATGGTCGACATGATGCGCATGATGTGA
- a CDS encoding OmpW family outer membrane protein, translating to MLCLLATVVACGAFAADKPAGDYAGFSHRHQVGLRLGVWSNMGSKPLKADTLDGSYYETDVKEGSFYFEGYFGYRLVPALMVELAAGIVNRGDVSINDNGQSIFGNLIVYPIQLRAKLYPLAGISNRFQPYVMGGGGIYHGRNSIQFTSSVDPFVTFVGESQTDLNFVLGGGVDCSVAHNIALDANVAYMPIHFSKDLISVRNYDALTVTVGIKYVLPFTTRR from the coding sequence GTGTTGTGCCTTCTGGCGACGGTGGTGGCGTGCGGCGCATTCGCCGCTGACAAACCCGCCGGCGACTATGCCGGTTTCAGCCATCGCCATCAGGTGGGACTCAGGCTCGGCGTCTGGTCCAACATGGGAAGCAAGCCGCTTAAGGCCGATACGCTCGATGGTTCCTACTATGAGACCGATGTCAAGGAAGGAAGTTTCTATTTCGAGGGGTATTTCGGCTATCGGCTGGTTCCCGCTCTCATGGTCGAACTGGCCGCCGGTATCGTCAACCGTGGTGACGTGAGCATCAACGACAACGGGCAGTCAATATTCGGCAATCTGATCGTTTATCCCATTCAACTCCGCGCCAAACTGTATCCGCTGGCTGGCATCAGCAACCGGTTCCAGCCCTATGTCATGGGGGGTGGTGGCATTTATCACGGGCGGAACAGCATCCAGTTCACAAGTTCGGTTGACCCGTTCGTGACCTTTGTCGGCGAATCACAGACCGATCTCAATTTCGTTCTTGGCGGCGGCGTGGACTGTTCGGTGGCGCACAATATCGCTCTTGACGCCAACGTGGCGTATATGCCCATCCATTTTTCGAAAGACCTCATTTCGGTGCGCAACTATGACGCGCTCACCGTCACTGTCGGTATCAAGTACGTGCTGCCGTTCACAACTCGCAGATGA
- a CDS encoding ATP-dependent 6-phosphofructokinase: MNIGVLTGGGDCPGLNAVIRAIVQKGTSRYGFHFYGVYEGWRGLLGEGEIKPITPDDVADILYMGGTILKTSRTNPYSHPNGVGDVKKNMTDHKLEALIVIGGVDTLGVAGKLHQEGIKVIGVPKTIDNNVWGTDRTFGFDTAVNVATEAIDRIRTTAESHNRVFVVEVMGRDAGWIALESGIAGGATMILIPEFPVDLERVVTAITERHQRGKEFSLVVVAEGTRLKSESGEAKPVRLDVGPDEFGHIPLGGVADKVTDTIRRKTGFDCRSVRLGHIQRGGNPSAFDRVLSTRYGIFAVDMVHNGEFGKMAALKGTHLETVPLVDVIKHVKLVDKNLYEAAEVFFG, translated from the coding sequence ATGAATATTGGCGTACTAACCGGCGGCGGAGATTGCCCCGGTCTCAATGCCGTAATCAGGGCCATCGTCCAAAAGGGAACCTCCCGCTACGGCTTTCACTTCTATGGTGTCTACGAGGGGTGGCGCGGACTTCTGGGCGAAGGGGAGATCAAACCTATAACACCCGACGATGTTGCCGATATACTCTATATGGGGGGAACTATCCTGAAGACTTCGCGCACCAACCCCTACAGTCATCCGAACGGGGTGGGTGATGTCAAGAAGAACATGACCGATCACAAACTTGAGGCGCTTATAGTCATTGGCGGAGTCGACACCCTGGGTGTGGCCGGCAAGTTGCATCAGGAAGGAATAAAGGTTATCGGCGTTCCCAAAACGATTGACAATAACGTCTGGGGAACCGACCGCACCTTTGGTTTTGATACGGCGGTGAATGTCGCCACCGAAGCAATTGATCGGATACGGACCACCGCGGAATCGCACAATCGGGTGTTCGTGGTCGAGGTGATGGGACGTGATGCCGGGTGGATCGCGCTTGAGTCCGGTATTGCCGGTGGCGCGACGATGATCCTGATCCCGGAGTTTCCGGTGGACCTCGAACGAGTGGTGACTGCCATTACCGAACGCCACCAGCGCGGAAAAGAGTTTTCGCTCGTGGTGGTGGCGGAAGGGACCCGGCTCAAGAGCGAATCGGGTGAAGCCAAGCCGGTGCGGCTCGACGTTGGACCGGATGAATTCGGGCATATCCCGCTCGGCGGCGTGGCCGACAAGGTGACCGATACCATTCGCCGCAAGACCGGTTTCGATTGTCGGTCGGTGCGGCTGGGACATATTCAGAGAGGCGGCAACCCCAGCGCGTTCGACCGGGTGTTGTCCACACGATATGGAATATTCGCCGTCGATATGGTTCACAACGGGGAGTTCGGCAAGATGGCGGCACTAAAGGGGACGCACCTGGAAACGGTGCCGCTGGTCGATGTTATCAAGCACGTGAAACTCGTGGACAAGAACCTGTACGAAGCGGCCGAGGTATTTTTTGGTTAG